Proteins from one Dama dama isolate Ldn47 chromosome 12, ASM3311817v1, whole genome shotgun sequence genomic window:
- the LOC133066866 gene encoding olfactory receptor 4F17-like: MENALSWGKNVVKYGVSLIKLEETELNGRSNQSVVSEFIFLGLCNSWELQAFLLVIFSSLYLITILGNIFIVLLITADLHLHCPMYFLLANLSFIDLCLSSVTTPKMITDFLKANKSISFGSCMCQIFFGHFFGGCEMVLLVSMAYDRYVAICKPLHYSSIMNTQMCIRLVMTSWTIGFVHSISQLAIIIQLPFCGPRELDSFFCDIPLVIKLACMDTYILEMLINADSGVLATICFILLLISYSYILLTLCHQSKDGASKALSTCTAHITVVVLFFGPCIFIYLFPLNITWVDKFLAVFYAAITPLLNPVIYTLRNKEIRNAIKEVRKVDSSS; this comes from the exons ATGGAGAATGCTTTATCCTGGGGAAAAAATGTGGTCAAATATGGTGTCTCTCTG ataaaATTAGAAGAAACTGAACTAAATGGAAGAAGTAACCAGTCTGTAGTGTCTGAATTTATCTTTCTTGGGCTGTGTAATTCATGGGAGCTCCAGGCCTTCCTCCTAGTGatattttcttcactttatttAATCACCATTTTAGGCAACATCTTCATTGTTCTTCTAATTACTGCTGACCTTCATCTCCACTGCCCTATGTACTTCCTGTTAGCCAATCTTTCATTCATTGACTTATGCCTTTCATCAGTAACCACTCCTAAAATGATCACAGACTTTCTCAAGGCAAACAAGAGCATCTCTTTTGGAAGCTGCATGTGTCAGATTTTTTTTGGACATTTTTTTGGAGGGTGTGAGATGGTACTCCTTGTGTCAATGGCCTATGACCGttacgtggccatctgcaagccactCCATTACTCTAGCATTATGAACACACAAATGTGCATTCGACTAGTGATGACATCATGGACCATTGGCTTTGTGCATTCAATTAGCCAACTAGCTATAATTATACAATTGCCTTTCTGTGGACCCAGAGAATTGGATAGCTTTTTCTGTGATATTCCATTGGTGATTAAGCTGGCTTGCATGGAcacttatattttagaaatgttgaTAAATGCTGACAGTGGGGTACTTGCCACCATCTGCTTCATTCTATTGCTGATCTCTTACTCTTATATTCTGCTTACTCTCTGCCATCAGTCGAAGGATGGGGCATCCAAGGCTCTCTCCACTTGCACTGCCCACATCACAGTGGTCGTGTTATTCTTTGGGCCCTGTATCTTCATCTACCTGTTTCCACTCAACATCACTTGGGTGGACAAGTTTCTTGCTGTATTTTATGCAGCCATAACACCACTACTAAATCCAGTTATTTACactttaagaaacaaagagattaGAAATGCCATTAAG gaagtcaggaaggttgattcctccagc